A stretch of the Solanum dulcamara chromosome 6, daSolDulc1.2, whole genome shotgun sequence genome encodes the following:
- the LOC129892345 gene encoding cytochrome P450 CYP72A616-like, which translates to MAIAVLIALAVCFPFAFWCLKLLYFVWWRPKTVENELRQQGIYGRPYRFLFGNLKEMIEMNKIAKSKPMPLNHDFTPRLNPLFYELATTYKKLYLFWLGPIPRLTILDPKLIKEVLSNKSGEFSKPKISAFLKLFVTGLGTYDGEKWAKHRKILNPAFHMEKLKLMLAAFAHCTEDMMCRWDKLTGSTGSCELDIAQEFHSLTGDMLSKAAFGSNFEEGKLVFSLLREQCELIFTAKLAINVFPWLRFVPTKTNRRRLYIYNTVRSSLKGIIEKREKEVQSGKSHNEDLLGLLMKSNQEEQQGNKNSNKGMSTEDVIEECNSFYFAGQETTATLLTWTTIVLTMHPDWQEKARKEVLEIIGKDEPKFDQLNQLKIVTMIVHEVLRLYPSGSLVRETNKKTKLGDYTIPAGAQLLVPLQTIHRDTEAWGEDALIFRPERFSEGVSKASKDLMYFPFGWGSRICLGMNFAMIQVKLVLAKILQDYSFELSPSYAHGPTMPALVLQPQYGAPMIVRKLS; encoded by the exons ATGGCTATTGCAGTTTTAATTGCTTTGGCAGTATGCTTTCCTTTCGCCTTTTGGTGCCTAAAATTGCTCTACTTTGTATGGTGGCGTCCCAAAACAGTAGAAAATGAGCTGCGGCAGCAAGGAATATATGGCCGTCCATATAGATTTCTTTTTGGAAATCTAAAGGAGATGATAGAGATGAATAAAATAGCCAAGTCTAAACCCATGCCTTTGAACCACGATTTCACACCTCGACTTAATCCATTGTTCTATGAGCTCGCCACCACTTACA AGAAACTTTACTTGTTTTGGCTAGGACCGATACCTCGATTGACCATCTTGGATCCCAAGTTAATAAAGGAAGTACTGTCAAACAAATCGGGTGAATTCAGTAAACCCAAAATCAGTGCTTTCCTCAAGCTATTCGTAACGGGGCTGGGGACTTACGATGGTGAAAAATGGGCCAAACACAGAAAAATTCTTAATCCGGCTTTCCATATGGAAAAATTGAAG TTGATGTTGGCAGCATTTGCTCACTGTACAGAAGATATGATGTGCAGATGGGATAAGCTAACTGGATCAACGGGTTCTTGTGAATTGGATATTGCTCAAGAATTTCACAGTTTAACTGGAGATATGCTATCCAAAGCAGCCTTCGGTAGCAATTTTGAAGAAGGGAAATTGGTATTTTCACTTCTGAGGGAGCAATGTGAACTAATTTTCACTGCAAAGCTTGCTATTAATGTCTTCCCATGGTTAAG GTTTGTGCCAACGAAAACTAATAGGAGAAGATTGTACATCTATAACACAGTTCGTAGTTCGCTAaaaggaataatagagaagcgAGAGAAAGAGGTACAATCAGGAAAGTCACACAATGAAGATCTGTTGGGTTTGTTAATGAAATCTAATCAAGAAGAACAGCAAGGGAATAAGAACTCAAACAAAGGAATGAGTACAGAGGATGTGATAGAGGAGTGCAACTCTTTCTACTTTGCTGGTCAAGAGACTACTGCAACTTTGTTAACATGGACTACAATTGTCTTGACCATGCATCCAGATTGGCAAGAGAAAGCCAGGAAAGAAGTTCTTGAAATCATTGGAAAAGATGAGCCTAAGTTTGATCAACTCAACCAGCTAAAGATA GTAACTATGATCGTGCACGAGGTTCTGAGGTTATATCCATCAGGCTCTCTTGTTAgagaaacaaacaaaaagacAAAGCTTGGAGACTATACAATTCCAGCAGGTGCGCAACTTTTAGTGCCTCTACAAACAATCCATCGCGATACAGAGGCATGGGGGGAAGACGCTCTAATTTTCCGTCCAGAAAGGTTTTCAGAAGGGGTGTCAAAAGCATCCAAGGATCTGATGTACTTTCCCTTTGGTTGGGGTTCTAGGATATGCCTTGGAATGAATTTTGCTATGATTCAAGTGAAGCTTGTTTTGGCTAAAATCTTACAGGACTACTCCTTTGAGCTTTCCCCCTCCTATGCTCATGGTCCAACCATGCCTGCTCTTGTTCTACAACCACAATATGGTGCTCCCATGATCGTTCGAAAGCTATCATGA